From Coriobacteriaceae bacterium, a single genomic window includes:
- the aroA gene encoding 3-phosphoshikimate 1-carboxyvinyltransferase, with protein MLARITPSPLKGTVPAIASKSMAHRLIICAALANGETHVTCNTTCADIEATVRCLTALGARIETVEDGFQVHPTMKSVEFGLLKALAGSTLDCGESGSTLRFMLPVACALGAEATFVGQGRLGARPLSPLSDEIIAAGCDLQGLGGFPLKTSGRMRPGTFVLPGNVSSQYISGLLLAAPLLAQPSCVQVTGLIESRPYINLTIQAMKAFGVEVNVERIPAKDGQPEVTNFRVSSGSYRTPGSVAVEGDWSNAAFWLCAGAIGTDPITVEGVSLSSAQGDRNVLAALSRFGARIVRSTNAATVQSDKLAGFEMSAHDIPDLVPVISAVASLAQGRTFIRDCARLRIKESDRLVTTTRELTALGAQVRIAGDDLIIKGVDAFTGGEVDSHNDHRIAMMAAIAASRATGEVVIHGAEAVNKSYPDFFDHYRLLGGKVTLEEE; from the coding sequence ATGCTAGCCCGCATCACCCCGTCCCCGCTCAAGGGCACCGTTCCCGCCATCGCGTCCAAGTCGATGGCGCATCGCCTGATCATCTGCGCTGCGCTTGCCAACGGCGAGACACACGTCACCTGCAACACCACCTGCGCCGACATAGAGGCCACGGTGCGCTGCCTTACGGCACTGGGTGCTCGCATCGAGACCGTCGAGGACGGCTTCCAGGTCCACCCCACCATGAAGAGTGTTGAGTTTGGCCTGCTCAAGGCCCTTGCCGGCAGCACGCTTGACTGCGGTGAGAGCGGCTCCACGCTGCGCTTTATGCTGCCCGTCGCCTGCGCGCTGGGTGCGGAGGCCACCTTCGTGGGCCAGGGCCGTCTGGGCGCCCGCCCGCTCTCCCCGCTCTCGGACGAGATCATCGCCGCCGGCTGCGACCTGCAGGGTCTGGGCGGCTTTCCGCTCAAGACGAGCGGCCGCATGCGCCCTGGCACCTTTGTGCTGCCGGGCAATGTGAGCTCGCAGTACATCTCGGGCCTGCTGCTGGCAGCCCCGCTGCTGGCCCAGCCCTCCTGCGTGCAGGTAACCGGCCTCATCGAGAGCCGCCCCTACATCAACCTGACGATACAGGCCATGAAGGCCTTTGGCGTCGAGGTCAACGTCGAGCGCATTCCGGCCAAGGACGGCCAGCCCGAGGTCACAAACTTCCGCGTGAGCAGTGGCTCGTACCGCACGCCCGGCAGCGTAGCCGTCGAGGGCGACTGGTCCAACGCCGCCTTTTGGCTGTGCGCCGGCGCCATCGGCACCGACCCAATCACCGTCGAGGGCGTGTCGCTAAGCTCCGCACAGGGCGACCGTAACGTGCTTGCCGCGCTTTCGCGCTTTGGCGCCCGCATCGTGCGCTCCACCAACGCCGCCACCGTGCAGTCCGACAAACTCGCCGGCTTTGAGATGAGTGCCCACGACATTCCGGACCTGGTGCCCGTCATCTCAGCCGTGGCCTCGCTGGCACAGGGCCGCACCTTTATCCGCGATTGCGCCCGTCTGCGCATCAAGGAATCCGACCGTCTGGTCACCACCACCCGCGAGCTCACCGCGCTGGGCGCGCAGGTGCGCATTGCCGGCGATGACCTCATCATCAAGGGTGTCGATGCCTTCACCGGCGGCGAGGTCGATTCGCACAACGACCACCGCATCGCCATGATGGCCGCTATCGCCGCGAGCCGCGCCACCGGCGAGGTCGTGATCCACGGCGCCGAGGCCGTCAACAAGTCCTATCCCGATTTCTTCGACCACTACCGCCTGCTGGGCGGCAAGGTCACGCTCGAGGAGGAATAG
- the aroC gene encoding chorismate synthase, whose translation MSSTFGNVLHLSIFGQSHSPAIGCSLDGIPAGIAVDQEQLQAFLDRRAPGRDETATKRREADAAHIIAGVVDGHTTGAPIAAIIENTNTRSKDYSELRRKPRPGHADFPARVKYHNMHDVAGGGHFSGRLTAPLCIAGGIALQALEARGIKVMAHVAQIGGISDLPMDDMVYREADRKAILTNDLPCIDAAAAGRMREEILAARDELDSIGGIVECGIYGLPAGIGDPMFDGIENRIAQIAFGIPAVKGVEFGMGFAVAAMRGSENNDPYRIDAETGEIEVESNNAGGILGGISTGAPVMWRMAVKPTPSIGREQQTVDMDAMENAGLSVHGRHDPCIVPRAVPVAEAAAALAIWDALLEDAGQL comes from the coding sequence ATGTCCTCGACCTTTGGCAACGTCTTGCACTTAAGCATCTTCGGCCAGTCGCACTCCCCCGCCATCGGCTGCTCACTCGATGGCATCCCGGCGGGCATCGCCGTGGACCAGGAGCAGCTGCAGGCCTTCCTTGACCGTCGCGCCCCCGGTCGCGACGAGACCGCAACCAAGCGCCGCGAGGCCGACGCCGCGCACATCATCGCCGGTGTTGTCGATGGACATACCACCGGCGCGCCCATCGCCGCGATTATCGAGAACACCAACACGCGCTCCAAGGATTACTCCGAGCTGCGCCGCAAGCCCCGTCCGGGACATGCGGACTTCCCTGCGCGCGTGAAGTATCACAACATGCACGATGTCGCCGGTGGCGGGCACTTCTCCGGCCGCCTAACGGCACCCCTGTGCATCGCCGGCGGCATTGCGCTGCAGGCACTCGAGGCCCGCGGCATTAAAGTAATGGCGCACGTCGCGCAGATCGGCGGCATCTCCGACCTGCCGATGGACGATATGGTCTATCGCGAGGCCGACCGCAAAGCGATCCTAACGAACGATCTTCCTTGCATTGACGCCGCCGCAGCCGGCCGCATGCGCGAGGAGATCCTAGCCGCACGCGACGAACTCGACAGCATCGGCGGCATCGTGGAGTGCGGCATTTATGGGCTTCCCGCGGGCATCGGCGACCCCATGTTCGACGGCATCGAGAACCGCATCGCGCAAATCGCGTTTGGCATTCCCGCCGTAAAGGGCGTGGAGTTTGGCATGGGCTTTGCCGTGGCCGCCATGCGCGGCAGCGAGAACAATGATCCGTATCGCATCGATGCCGAGACCGGCGAGATCGAGGTCGAGTCCAACAACGCCGGCGGCATCCTGGGCGGTATTTCGACCGGCGCGCCCGTCATGTGGCGCATGGCCGTAAAGCCGACGCCCTCCATTGGCCGCGAGCAGCAGACGGTGGACATGGACGCTATGGAAAATGCCGGGCTCTCGGTCCACGGCCGTCACGATCCCTGCATCGTCCCCCGAGCCGTCCCCGTAGCCGAAGCAGCCGCCGCCCTCGCCATCTGGGACGCTCTCCTCGAGGACGCAGGCCAGCTCTAA
- the pheA gene encoding prephenate dehydratase, whose translation MDLADIRQTIDGIDTALLNSFVERMDIATEVAKSKIEMGKAVFDPARERSKLNNLASRAPERYEAQTITLFRLLMSMSKAEQQRYINELKGITVSQKAHATAAASDTPFPQTATVACQGVEGAYSQIAACKLFDVPDIAFFETFEGVMRAVRDGFCEFGVLPIENSTAGSVNAVYDLLAQFDFHIVRSLRLKIDHNLLVKPGTKLADVHEVYSHGQAIAQCAGFIEAHDLHANKYPNTAMSAEMVASSERTDVAAIASRSCAALYGLEVLEPNIQDSDNNYTRFVVISREPRVYPGANRTSLMITTANEPGALYRVLERFYALSINLIKLESRPIPGRDFEFMFYFDLDCPFGSKALDDLLDSIDDVCESFTYFGSYTEVL comes from the coding sequence ATGGACCTTGCCGATATTCGCCAGACCATCGATGGCATCGACACCGCGCTCCTCAACAGCTTTGTCGAGCGCATGGACATTGCCACCGAGGTCGCCAAGTCAAAAATCGAGATGGGCAAGGCCGTCTTCGACCCCGCCCGTGAGCGCTCCAAGCTCAACAACCTCGCCAGCCGCGCGCCCGAGCGCTACGAGGCGCAGACCATCACCCTGTTCCGTCTCCTCATGAGCATGAGCAAGGCCGAGCAGCAGCGCTACATCAACGAGCTCAAGGGCATCACCGTCTCGCAAAAGGCCCACGCCACGGCTGCAGCCTCCGACACGCCCTTCCCTCAAACGGCCACCGTCGCCTGCCAGGGCGTCGAGGGCGCTTACAGCCAAATCGCCGCGTGCAAGCTCTTCGACGTGCCCGACATCGCGTTTTTCGAGACCTTCGAGGGCGTCATGCGCGCCGTGCGCGACGGCTTCTGCGAGTTTGGCGTGCTGCCCATCGAGAACTCCACCGCCGGTTCGGTCAACGCCGTCTACGACCTGCTCGCCCAGTTCGACTTCCATATCGTGCGCTCGCTTCGCCTCAAAATCGACCACAACCTGCTCGTCAAGCCCGGCACCAAGCTTGCGGACGTGCACGAGGTCTACAGCCACGGCCAGGCCATTGCCCAATGCGCCGGCTTTATCGAGGCGCACGACCTGCACGCCAACAAGTACCCCAACACGGCCATGTCGGCCGAGATGGTCGCCAGCTCCGAGCGCACCGATGTTGCCGCCATCGCATCGCGCAGCTGCGCGGCACTCTATGGCCTGGAGGTGCTGGAGCCCAACATCCAGGACTCGGACAACAACTACACGCGCTTTGTCGTCATCAGCCGCGAGCCACGCGTCTACCCCGGCGCCAACCGCACCTCGCTCATGATTACCACGGCCAACGAGCCGGGCGCACTCTATCGCGTACTCGAGCGCTTCTACGCACTCAGCATCAACCTCATCAAGCTCGAGAGCCGCCCCATCCCCGGTCGCGACTTTGAGTTTATGTTCTACTTTGACCTGGACTGCCCCTTTGGCAGCAAGGCCCTCGATGATCTGCTCGATTCCATCGACGACGTGTGCGAGAGCTTCACCTACTTTGGCAGTTACACGGAGGTGCTCTAG
- the aroQ gene encoding type II 3-dehydroquinate dehydratase, whose translation MKALVINGPNLNMLGIREPGIYGSDNYDRLVQICQEAGAAQGFEEVEVFQSNHEGTIVDKIQEAYGKADGIVINPAAYTHTSVAILDALKAVAIPAVEVHISAVETREDFRQVSYARLACFATITGEGLQGYAHALELLKGHLLH comes from the coding sequence ATGAAAGCACTCGTCATCAACGGGCCCAACCTCAACATGCTCGGCATTCGCGAGCCGGGCATCTACGGCAGCGACAACTACGACCGCTTAGTGCAGATCTGCCAGGAAGCGGGCGCCGCACAGGGCTTCGAAGAAGTCGAGGTCTTCCAGTCTAACCACGAGGGCACCATCGTCGACAAGATCCAGGAGGCCTACGGCAAGGCCGACGGCATCGTCATCAACCCGGCGGCTTACACGCACACGAGCGTCGCGATCCTCGATGCCCTCAAGGCCGTCGCCATCCCTGCCGTCGAGGTACACATCAGCGCCGTAGAGACACGCGAGGACTTCCGCCAGGTGAGCTACGCCCGCCTGGCCTGCTTCGCCACCATCACCGGCGAGGGCCTGCAGGGCTACGCACACGCGCTGGAGCTGTTGAAAGGGCATCTGCTACACTAA
- the glf gene encoding UDP-galactopyranose mutase, producing the protein MSQYDYLVVGAGLSGAVFANAARRAGKSVLVIDRRDHIAGNIYTEDVEGIQVHRYGAHIFHTSMKDVWDYVNRFAEFNNYVNSPVANFHGNMYNMPFNMNTFAKMWPGVVTPADARAKIAEQVAAENIGEPQNLEEQALSLVGRDIFETLVKGYTEKQWGRDCRDLPASIIKRLPCRFTYDNNYFNDRYQGIPMGGYTKMVANMLEGVEVRCGVEYKELVAAEPDIAARTIYCGPIDAFYDFKLGTLEYRSLRFETETLDEADHQGVAVVNYTEREVPYTRIIEHKHFEFGTQDKTVITREYPADWKPGDEPYYPINDTKNEALYRQYEELAAQEGDVIFAGRLGGYKYYDMDKAIVAAFELVRNELGVEPTEA; encoded by the coding sequence ATGTCCCAGTACGATTACCTCGTCGTCGGTGCCGGCCTCTCGGGCGCCGTCTTTGCCAATGCCGCCAGGCGCGCCGGCAAGTCGGTCCTGGTCATCGACCGCCGCGACCATATCGCCGGCAACATCTACACCGAGGACGTCGAGGGCATCCAGGTGCACCGCTACGGCGCGCATATCTTCCACACTTCCATGAAGGATGTCTGGGACTACGTCAACCGCTTCGCCGAGTTCAACAACTACGTCAACTCGCCGGTAGCCAACTTCCACGGCAACATGTACAACATGCCCTTCAACATGAACACCTTCGCCAAGATGTGGCCGGGCGTCGTCACGCCGGCGGACGCCCGCGCCAAGATCGCCGAGCAGGTGGCCGCCGAGAACATCGGCGAGCCGCAGAACCTCGAGGAGCAGGCACTGTCGCTCGTCGGCCGCGACATCTTCGAGACGCTCGTGAAGGGCTACACCGAGAAGCAGTGGGGCCGCGACTGCCGCGACCTGCCCGCGAGCATCATCAAGCGCCTCCCCTGCCGCTTCACCTACGACAACAACTATTTCAACGACCGCTACCAGGGCATCCCCATGGGCGGCTACACCAAGATGGTCGCCAACATGCTCGAGGGCGTCGAGGTGCGCTGCGGCGTGGAATACAAGGAGCTGGTCGCCGCCGAGCCCGATATCGCCGCCAGGACGATCTACTGCGGCCCCATCGACGCTTTCTACGACTTCAAGCTGGGCACGCTCGAGTACCGCAGCCTGCGCTTCGAGACCGAGACCCTCGACGAGGCCGACCACCAGGGCGTGGCCGTGGTCAACTACACCGAGCGCGAGGTCCCCTACACACGCATCATCGAGCACAAGCACTTCGAGTTCGGCACGCAGGACAAGACCGTCATCACGCGCGAGTACCCAGCCGACTGGAAGCCCGGCGACGAGCCCTACTACCCCATCAACGACACCAAGAACGAGGCCCTGTACAGGCAGTACGAGGAGCTGGCGGCGCAGGAGGGCGACGTGATCTTCGCCGGTCGCCTGGGCGGCTACAAGTACTACGACATGGACAAGGCCATCGTCGCCGCCTTCGAGCTCGTCCGCAACGAGCTGGGCGTGGAGCCGACTGAGGCGTAG
- a CDS encoding ABC transporter ATP-binding protein, whose protein sequence is MTESAIDYSKQPLAVEVKDVTMIFNMASESLTNLKEYFIKLAKHELFFEEFRALKHISFDVHRGEVVGLVGTNGSGKSTMLKIIAGVLEPSEGEVKVHGNIAPLIELGAGFDPELTARENIYLNGALLGYTKEFIDASFDEIIEFAELKDFVDMPLKNFSSGMVARIAFAIATITEPDILIVDETLSVGDVFFQQKCERRIQHFIESGDVTVLFVSHSMEQVERICQRAVWIEKGDLRMDGPVDEVCKAYHDQFK, encoded by the coding sequence ATGACTGAATCTGCTATTGATTACAGCAAGCAGCCCCTTGCTGTTGAGGTCAAAGACGTCACCATGATCTTTAATATGGCGTCCGAGTCGCTTACGAACCTCAAGGAGTACTTTATTAAGCTCGCCAAGCACGAGCTGTTCTTTGAGGAGTTCCGTGCGCTTAAGCACATTTCGTTTGATGTGCATCGCGGCGAGGTCGTTGGCCTTGTTGGTACTAACGGTTCCGGCAAGTCTACGATGCTCAAGATTATCGCTGGCGTTTTGGAGCCCAGCGAAGGTGAGGTTAAGGTTCACGGCAATATTGCACCGCTGATTGAGCTTGGTGCCGGCTTTGACCCGGAGCTTACCGCGCGTGAAAATATCTACCTTAACGGTGCGCTGCTTGGCTATACCAAGGAGTTTATCGATGCTAGTTTTGATGAGATCATTGAGTTCGCCGAGCTCAAAGACTTTGTCGACATGCCGCTGAAGAACTTCTCTTCGGGTATGGTTGCACGCATTGCCTTTGCTATCGCTACGATTACCGAGCCCGATATCCTCATCGTTGATGAGACGCTTTCTGTTGGCGATGTCTTTTTCCAGCAGAAGTGCGAGCGCCGCATTCAGCACTTTATCGAGAGCGGCGACGTCACGGTCTTGTTCGTTTCTCACTCCATGGAGCAGGTTGAGCGCATTTGCCAGCGTGCCGTATGGATCGAGAAGGGTGACCTGCGTATGGATGGCCCCGTGGACGAGGTCTGCAAGGCGTACCACGACCAGTTCAAGTAG